In a single window of the Gossypium hirsutum isolate 1008001.06 chromosome A13, Gossypium_hirsutum_v2.1, whole genome shotgun sequence genome:
- the LOC107943969 gene encoding uncharacterized protein translates to MRANKLFKKIPLEVQGMVFLADLMELSFGKFDLILGMDWLVKHQENLDYVVERVVLKIVEGDEGCEVYLAYVSASGSVVTSVKDIRIVKDFLDVFPDELPRLPLNREVEFGIELLPGRAPVSITPYRMAPKELLQLKAQIQGIEDEHDAHLRVTLKILRER, encoded by the exons ATGAGAGCAAATAAACTATTTAAGAAGAtacctttagaggttcaaggaaTGGTCTTTTTGGCGGATTTAATGGAACTTTCTTTTGGAAAATTTGACTTGATACTGGGCATGGACTGGTTGGTGAAGCATCAGGAAAATTTGGATTATGTTGTTGAACGGGTCGTACTGAAAATCGTAGAGGGTGATGAG GGTTGCGAGGTGTATCTAGCCTACGTTAGTGCTTCTGGTTCTGTGGTTACGtctgttaaagatatcagaaTAGTTAAGGATTTTCTAGATGTCTTTCCCGATGAACTACCTAGGTTACCTCTtaatcgtgaagttgagtttgggatagagctcctGCCTGGTAGAGCTCCAGTGTCTATcactccttatagaatggcaccaaaggagttgctGCAGCTGAAGGCTCAGATTCAAGG GATTgaggatgaacatgatgcacatcttcGGGTTACTCTGAAGATTTTGAGGGAGAGATAG